The Metabacillus schmidteae genome has a segment encoding these proteins:
- a CDS encoding PLP-dependent aminotransferase family protein, translated as MGYILPIQQDTYIQYANRSVSVQHHYAHVMPTSAITPNTRHLRESPQAEQQRFADILKEKLKQNKYSSECTGKGKLFNEYV; from the coding sequence ATGGGCTATATTTTACCAATTCAACAAGATACATACATTCAATATGCCAATCGATCTGTCTCTGTTCAACATCATTATGCACATGTTATGCCAACATCTGCGATCACACCGAATACTCGTCATCTACGAGAAAGTCCACAAGCGGAACAACAAAGGTTTGCAGATATATTGAAGGAAAAATTAAAACAAAATAAATATTCATCCGAATGTACGGGAAAAGGAAAGCTTTTTAACGAATATGTTTAA
- a CDS encoding GNAT family N-acetyltransferase encodes MNIQQVTTKEQLDDAFSVRYTVFVDEQQVPAEEEIDQFENEAEHVVLYDDSQKPAGAGRVRIVDGIGKLERICVLSANRKNGAGRIIVEKLEEIAIQQGVSKLKLNAQTHAISFYEKLGYEVVSEEFMDAGIPHVTMIKEIEKS; translated from the coding sequence TTGAACATACAACAAGTGACAACAAAAGAACAACTAGATGATGCATTTTCAGTAAGATACACTGTTTTTGTAGACGAACAACAAGTTCCTGCCGAAGAAGAAATTGATCAATTTGAAAATGAAGCAGAACATGTCGTGTTATATGATGACAGTCAAAAGCCTGCCGGTGCCGGTCGTGTACGCATTGTCGATGGCATAGGAAAGCTTGAAAGAATTTGTGTTTTATCAGCAAATCGCAAAAACGGTGCCGGTCGAATCATCGTTGAAAAATTAGAGGAAATTGCCATCCAACAAGGTGTTAGCAAACTTAAGCTAAACGCACAAACACACGCCATTTCCTTTTATGAAAAATTAGGCTATGAGGTTGTATCAGAAGAGTTTATGGATGCAGGTATCCCTCATGTGACAATGATAAAAGAAATAGAAAAAAGCTAA
- a CDS encoding YjcG family protein gives MKYGIALFPSKKLQDLANSYRKRYDTHYALVPPHLTLKTPFESEDNEIKTIAKELRKVAESTKPLHISIKKVSSFSPVNNVIYLKVDPTDELKALHDQLHTGSLESNPEYAFVPHITIGQNLSDDEHSDVLGNLKMLDIHHEEIIDRFHLLYQLENGTWTVHETFLLGKES, from the coding sequence ATGAAATACGGAATTGCCCTTTTTCCATCTAAAAAACTGCAGGATCTTGCCAATTCTTATCGAAAACGCTATGACACTCATTACGCTTTAGTCCCGCCGCATTTAACATTAAAGACTCCATTTGAATCAGAAGATAATGAGATCAAGACTATTGCAAAAGAATTGCGTAAAGTCGCTGAATCTACAAAGCCATTACACATTTCCATTAAAAAGGTAAGCTCTTTTTCACCAGTGAATAACGTCATTTATTTAAAAGTAGACCCTACAGATGAGCTTAAAGCTCTTCATGATCAGTTACATACAGGTTCACTGGAAAGCAATCCGGAATATGCGTTTGTTCCACATATTACAATTGGTCAAAACTTATCAGATGATGAACACTCAGATGTTTTAGGGAACCTCAAAATGTTAGATATTCATCATGAAGAAATCATTGACCGTTTTCACCTTTTATATCAATTAGAAAACGGGACTTGGACTGTCCATGAAACATTTTTACTCGGAAAGGAAAGCTAA
- a CDS encoding ATP-dependent helicase has protein sequence MNSAKLKETIISLTQLPQQEFQRIYEESIKEAVTCRCCGKPVKLYLGITHPPYFYHSNKELNETCQKQFQIDFPVQEESTAPVKTSTEKYSEQNGFRIPKSRSIGTIDKKETATWCEPKMLKGRTAFSVKVKAPTSLLGIPLDVEQKEAVTTTEGPLLILAGAGSGKTRVLTTRALYMMEEKKISPTSMMLVTFTAKAAKEMQQRLITNSSIHALKLNQLVIGTFHSIFYKILLHHDREKWNSRHLLKWDWQKESYLKASCRELGIDDKDFPFDQAIQQIGFWKNTMHMPHDIRPADDWEQTALTLYREYEEQKQQRGQFDFDDMLVKCYELLNENPAILSAYQNRFQYFLIDEFQDINPVQYKLIKLLSSHTNNLCGVGDDDQTIYSFRGSQPSFILNFKQEYPSAKVITLSANYRSDHQIVSTANDVISKNKHRLSKQMIAQYETRHSPIAFFPYDEEEEATMILQDMKEKIEAGATPEEFAVLYRTHTGGRAVFERFVQSSIPFTIEKGQSSFYERKMVRAILSYLRLSMNSDDSSAITEFIRALFLKQSVLNDVKALSILQDCSLVEALLHVNGLPNFQKAKLKKIIPRITSLKYEKPVVALTMIEKDLGFTDYLKKQGNEGNAMEKGSDDLNDLKVVAKKFLTVHEFLQHVDHMIVTQQAIKTSTQTSNGVQLMTIHRSKGLEFKYVYVLGVVDGSLPHDFALESARKEKFEHLEEERRLLYVAMTRAREHLYLSVPSYRRGRKAVPSRFMRGMMK, from the coding sequence ATGAATTCAGCAAAGTTAAAGGAAACAATCATCTCCTTAACACAATTACCTCAACAGGAATTCCAGAGAATATATGAAGAAAGTATAAAAGAAGCTGTTACTTGCAGGTGCTGTGGAAAACCGGTGAAGCTGTATTTAGGCATTACCCATCCTCCCTATTTTTATCACTCAAACAAAGAATTGAATGAAACATGTCAAAAGCAATTTCAGATTGATTTTCCGGTTCAGGAAGAGTCAACCGCTCCTGTAAAAACCTCGACAGAGAAATACTCTGAACAAAATGGATTTCGGATTCCAAAATCAAGAAGCATTGGTACAATCGACAAAAAAGAAACAGCTACATGGTGTGAGCCAAAAATGCTTAAAGGGAGAACAGCCTTTTCAGTAAAAGTAAAAGCTCCAACGTCACTTTTAGGGATTCCTTTAGATGTAGAACAAAAGGAAGCCGTCACAACTACAGAAGGACCGTTGCTAATTTTAGCTGGTGCTGGAAGTGGAAAAACACGTGTTTTAACAACAAGAGCTTTATACATGATGGAAGAAAAAAAGATCTCACCTACTTCAATGATGCTTGTCACGTTTACGGCAAAAGCTGCCAAAGAAATGCAGCAACGGCTCATTACAAACTCTTCTATCCATGCTTTAAAACTTAATCAATTGGTAATCGGTACGTTTCATAGTATTTTTTATAAAATTCTTCTTCACCATGATCGTGAAAAGTGGAATAGCCGACACCTGTTAAAATGGGATTGGCAAAAGGAAAGCTATCTAAAAGCTTCTTGCAGAGAACTAGGTATTGATGATAAAGATTTTCCATTTGACCAAGCGATTCAACAAATTGGTTTTTGGAAAAACACGATGCACATGCCACATGATATCCGTCCTGCTGATGACTGGGAGCAAACAGCTCTAACTCTTTACCGGGAATATGAAGAACAAAAACAACAGCGCGGACAATTCGATTTCGATGATATGCTTGTGAAATGCTACGAACTATTAAATGAAAATCCGGCAATTTTATCAGCTTACCAAAATCGATTTCAGTATTTTTTAATTGATGAATTTCAGGATATTAATCCTGTACAATATAAGCTTATTAAGCTTTTATCAAGTCATACTAACAATCTATGCGGTGTTGGTGATGATGATCAAACAATTTATAGTTTTAGAGGAAGCCAGCCGTCATTTATTCTGAATTTCAAGCAGGAATACCCTTCAGCAAAAGTGATTACACTCTCTGCTAATTATCGGTCAGATCACCAAATTGTCTCGACAGCAAATGATGTTATATCAAAAAACAAACATAGACTCAGTAAGCAAATGATTGCTCAATATGAAACACGACACTCACCTATTGCTTTTTTTCCATATGATGAAGAAGAAGAAGCAACGATGATTCTACAGGATATGAAGGAAAAAATTGAAGCTGGGGCAACGCCTGAGGAGTTTGCCGTTTTGTATCGGACGCATACAGGTGGACGAGCAGTGTTTGAACGTTTTGTACAATCAAGCATTCCCTTTACAATTGAAAAAGGGCAATCCTCCTTTTATGAAAGAAAAATGGTGCGAGCTATCTTATCGTATCTGCGATTAAGCATGAATTCAGATGATAGCTCGGCTATAACTGAGTTTATTAGGGCCTTGTTTTTAAAGCAATCAGTTCTCAATGATGTCAAAGCATTATCCATTTTACAGGACTGCTCACTTGTTGAAGCGTTACTTCATGTTAATGGATTACCTAACTTCCAAAAAGCCAAGCTTAAGAAAATTATCCCGAGAATTACTTCATTAAAATATGAAAAACCAGTTGTTGCTCTTACAATGATTGAAAAAGATTTAGGCTTTACTGATTATTTAAAAAAGCAAGGTAACGAAGGTAATGCGATGGAAAAAGGCTCTGATGACTTGAATGATTTAAAGGTTGTGGCGAAGAAATTTCTGACTGTACATGAGTTCCTCCAGCATGTCGACCATATGATTGTGACACAGCAAGCGATCAAAACATCGACACAGACTTCAAACGGCGTTCAGCTTATGACCATCCACCGCTCAAAAGGCCTTGAATTTAAATATGTGTATGTACTAGGTGTTGTCGACGGATCTTTACCTCATGATTTTGCCCTGGAGTCGGCTCGGAAAGAAAAATTTGAACATCTCGAAGAAGAAAGACGATTGCTTTATGTTGCGATGACGCGGGCAAGGGAACATTTATATCTGTCAGTTCCTTCTTATCGAAGAGGGAGAAAGGCCGTTCCTTCGAGATTTATGCGTGGAATGATGAAATAG
- a CDS encoding stage VI sporulation protein F has translation MDSKFFKNLEGKTGVNMNDIFSLANSLQGANFKDEKTVRSVIQRVSKIANKPVNKQMEDKIVNSIVNGNEKLDFNTIAKMINKK, from the coding sequence ATGGATAGCAAATTCTTTAAGAATCTTGAAGGTAAAACTGGCGTAAACATGAATGATATTTTCTCATTAGCTAACTCATTACAAGGAGCAAACTTTAAAGACGAAAAAACAGTTCGAAGTGTCATTCAACGAGTTTCTAAGATTGCAAATAAACCAGTTAACAAGCAAATGGAAGATAAAATTGTCAACTCGATCGTTAATGGTAACGAGAAACTTGATTTTAATACGATTGCTAAAATGATCAATAAGAAATAA
- a CDS encoding YetF domain-containing protein: MHFGQITIELFFGFIALFVITRVLGKTQITQITAFDFISALVLGELVGNAVFDDHVDIVDVIYAVTVWGILIFTLEIITQKWSKTRGFLEGKPTIIIREGQILRDSLKKCKLDINQLQHLIRSKGVFSIRELEYAVLETDGTVSILKKAEYENPTKSDLQLPQEKVKIPITLISDGKVLKQNLIEAGFNYTWLDEQLKQQNIFRTEEVLYAEWLEGTGLHVQSF, encoded by the coding sequence ATGCATTTTGGACAAATAACAATTGAACTCTTCTTTGGATTTATTGCTCTATTTGTTATCACGAGAGTCTTAGGTAAAACACAAATCACACAGATTACAGCCTTTGATTTTATCTCTGCCCTTGTGTTAGGCGAATTAGTTGGTAATGCTGTATTTGATGATCACGTCGATATTGTTGATGTTATATATGCAGTTACTGTCTGGGGGATTTTAATCTTTACTTTAGAAATCATTACCCAAAAATGGAGTAAGACAAGGGGATTTCTAGAAGGAAAACCAACGATTATTATTAGAGAGGGTCAAATACTAAGAGACAGTTTAAAAAAGTGTAAGCTGGATATCAATCAATTGCAACATTTAATACGATCAAAGGGCGTTTTTTCGATTCGGGAATTGGAGTATGCTGTTTTGGAAACAGACGGAACAGTTAGTATTCTTAAAAAGGCGGAGTATGAAAATCCGACTAAGTCAGATCTTCAACTGCCTCAAGAAAAAGTGAAAATTCCGATTACCCTTATTAGCGATGGAAAAGTATTGAAACAAAATTTAATTGAAGCCGGTTTTAATTACACTTGGCTTGATGAACAATTAAAGCAACAGAATATTTTTAGGACTGAGGAAGTACTATACGCAGAGTGGTTGGAAGGAACAGGATTGCACGTCCAATCCTTTTAA
- a CDS encoding IS1182 family transposase has product MFRNYTMNQLVLPLDLEVKLQKNDIAFHVHHLVESIPHEAFEPFLRNEGCPAYHPRMMLKIILCAYSQSVFSGRKIESLLKDSIRMMWLAQGYEPSYRTINRFRVQPEVKELIRQCFVQFRCQLIEEKLIDQEAIFIDGTKIEANANKFTFVWKKSVEKYHQSLIEKSNQLYHELLENEIIPEIERESDEQLSLEELTEVVQKVDDVVTAYDKQIEASSDVTERKALRNDRKYPKQIRKQLIDFVMRKKKYQQDLEILGARNSYSKTDPEATFMRMKDDYMKNGQLKAGYNVQIATEGQYSLAYSLFSNPTDTHTLIPFLDEIEQHYFELPKHLVADAGYGSEQNYNDILLNRKREALITYNMYLKEQKKKHKQNKFNPDNWQYDEETDTYTCPNQKRLEFQYHSVRNDRTGFKRNYKIYESEDCTGCPFRSSCTKAKEGNNRKIMVNEKWEQQKEYVRVKLSEEETSAIYRKRKIDVEPVFGFLKANLRFTRFSVRGKPKVENEMGLALMAVNLRKFTANN; this is encoded by the coding sequence ATGTTTAGAAATTATACCATGAATCAATTAGTTCTGCCTTTAGATTTAGAAGTAAAATTACAAAAAAATGATATCGCCTTCCATGTCCATCATTTAGTTGAAAGTATTCCTCATGAAGCGTTCGAACCATTTCTTCGAAATGAGGGTTGCCCTGCCTATCATCCACGCATGATGCTAAAAATTATCTTATGCGCCTACTCACAATCTGTTTTTTCAGGACGTAAAATTGAATCCCTATTAAAAGACAGTATCCGTATGATGTGGTTAGCTCAAGGATATGAACCCAGCTACCGTACAATCAACCGATTCCGTGTTCAACCAGAAGTGAAAGAATTAATTCGCCAGTGTTTCGTCCAATTCCGTTGTCAATTAATTGAAGAAAAACTTATCGATCAAGAAGCGATTTTTATCGATGGTACAAAGATTGAAGCGAATGCGAATAAATTTACGTTTGTCTGGAAGAAATCGGTTGAGAAATATCATCAAAGTTTAATTGAAAAGTCAAACCAGCTATACCATGAGCTACTTGAGAACGAAATCATACCTGAAATTGAACGTGAAAGCGATGAACAGTTATCATTAGAAGAGCTCACTGAAGTTGTTCAAAAAGTGGACGATGTCGTAACCGCATATGATAAACAAATTGAAGCATCGTCAGACGTTACAGAACGAAAAGCTTTAAGAAATGATCGTAAATATCCAAAACAAATCCGTAAACAGTTGATTGATTTTGTCATGAGAAAAAAGAAATACCAACAAGACCTTGAAATCCTTGGTGCGCGGAATAGCTATTCTAAAACAGATCCAGAAGCAACATTTATGCGAATGAAAGACGATTATATGAAAAATGGACAATTGAAGGCAGGTTATAATGTACAAATCGCCACGGAAGGTCAATACTCGCTTGCCTATAGTTTATTTTCTAACCCAACAGATACGCATACGTTAATTCCATTTCTAGATGAGATTGAGCAGCATTATTTCGAGTTGCCAAAACACCTTGTCGCAGATGCAGGTTATGGTAGTGAACAAAACTATAATGATATCCTTTTGAACAGAAAACGAGAAGCACTTATTACGTATAATATGTATTTGAAAGAACAAAAGAAAAAGCACAAACAAAACAAATTTAATCCCGACAACTGGCAGTATGATGAGGAAACAGATACATATACATGCCCTAATCAGAAACGCCTTGAATTTCAATATCATTCTGTCCGTAATGACCGTACAGGCTTCAAACGGAATTATAAAATCTATGAATCTGAGGACTGTACAGGATGCCCATTCCGTTCATCATGTACAAAAGCAAAAGAAGGTAACAATCGAAAAATAATGGTGAATGAAAAATGGGAACAGCAAAAAGAATATGTAAGAGTGAAGCTTTCAGAAGAAGAAACGAGTGCCATCTATCGAAAACGTAAAATCGATGTGGAACCAGTTTTTGGATTCTTGAAGGCCAATTTGCGTTTCACTCGATTTTCGGTACGAGGAAAACCGAAGGTTGAAAACGAAATGGGACTCGCGTTAATGGCAGTGAATTTAAGAAAATTCACTGCCAACAACTAA
- a CDS encoding alpha/beta hydrolase: protein MSKQTGIIEERSFYSASLDEEVTLLIYLPANFSPLYKYSLLIAQDGQDYFKLGRVGRQIEALMKEEEIENVIVIGIPYNNVEERRDKYHPNGVKVKQYVRFLAHELVPYLDEEFPSYQVGYGRALIGDSLGATVSLLTGLTYPNIFGKLILQSPFVNDDVLEAVENFTSPTRPIVYHQIGKQETAVKTTNGEIADFLTPNRELSKAIKKKKFSYTYEEFDGDHTWKYWQPSLTPIFKQIFE from the coding sequence ATGAGTAAACAAACAGGGATTATAGAGGAGCGTTCCTTTTATTCAGCTTCATTAGATGAAGAGGTAACATTACTTATTTATCTGCCGGCAAATTTTTCTCCTTTATATAAGTATAGTTTACTAATTGCACAGGATGGACAGGATTATTTCAAGCTGGGACGTGTTGGGAGACAAATCGAAGCGCTCATGAAAGAGGAAGAAATTGAAAATGTCATTGTTATAGGAATTCCATATAACAATGTGGAGGAACGAAGGGATAAATACCATCCAAATGGTGTAAAAGTGAAGCAATATGTACGCTTTCTTGCACATGAGCTTGTTCCATATCTGGATGAGGAATTTCCATCCTACCAAGTCGGATACGGACGTGCTCTTATCGGGGATTCCTTAGGGGCAACAGTTTCATTGCTAACAGGCTTAACGTATCCGAATATTTTTGGTAAGCTTATTCTGCAATCACCTTTTGTAAATGATGATGTGTTGGAAGCAGTGGAAAACTTCACTTCACCTACCCGACCTATTGTTTATCATCAAATCGGAAAACAAGAAACAGCTGTAAAAACAACTAATGGTGAAATCGCTGATTTTCTAACACCAAATCGCGAGCTTTCAAAAGCAATTAAAAAAAAGAAATTCTCTTATACGTATGAAGAATTTGATGGCGATCATACGTGGAAGTATTGGCAGCCTTCATTAACACCTATTTTCAAACAAATATTTGAGTAA
- the ltrA gene encoding group II intron reverse transcriptase/maturase, with the protein MELLEQILSNQNMNEAYLRVYKNKGASGVDGITVNELKQYLRENKDELRQRIRTRKYQPQVALRVEIPKENGKMRKLGIPTVVDRVVQQAIHQVLSPIFEKQFSEFSYGFRPKRSCEMAIIKSLEFLNDGYDWIVDIDLERFFDTVHHDKLMRIISNTIDDGDVISLIRKYLVSGVMVNGKYEETPVGTPQGGNLSPLLSNIMLNELDKELESRGLQFVRYADDALIFVKSEKAANRVMESIVRFIENKLGLIVNGEKSKISRPKDLKFLGFGYYYDFKNEKYQVKPHSTSIQKFQRKLRKLTKRNWSVSLDYRTLKLKQVILGWVNYFRISNMKKAMTEIDKKLRSRIRVIIWKQWKVSKKRIKSLIQLGIPEGEAKGLTFCRRGYRYIGLSKVVQRAISNKRLKQRGLPSALDHYLKVHTVI; encoded by the coding sequence GTGGAACTTTTAGAACAAATTCTAAGTAATCAAAATATGAATGAAGCCTACTTGCGTGTATATAAAAACAAAGGTGCTAGTGGGGTCGATGGAATAACGGTCAATGAACTGAAACAATATCTGAGAGAGAACAAGGATGAGCTACGTCAGCGCATCAGAACAAGAAAGTACCAACCACAAGTTGCCTTAAGAGTGGAGATCCCAAAAGAAAATGGTAAGATGCGCAAATTGGGAATACCAACAGTAGTGGATAGGGTAGTTCAACAAGCCATTCATCAAGTTCTCAGTCCAATATTTGAAAAGCAATTCAGTGAATTCAGTTATGGCTTTAGACCAAAAAGAAGTTGTGAGATGGCAATTATTAAAAGCTTGGAATTTCTAAATGATGGATACGATTGGATTGTGGATATTGACCTTGAAAGATTTTTCGATACAGTTCATCACGATAAACTCATGCGGATCATCTCTAATACAATAGATGATGGAGATGTCATTTCCCTAATAAGGAAATATCTTGTCAGTGGAGTTATGGTGAATGGGAAATATGAAGAAACACCAGTTGGAACTCCGCAAGGAGGAAACCTAAGCCCACTGCTTAGTAATATTATGTTGAACGAACTTGATAAGGAGCTAGAAAGTAGAGGACTCCAATTCGTGAGATACGCTGATGATGCCCTAATCTTCGTGAAGAGTGAGAAAGCAGCGAATAGAGTGATGGAATCAATTGTGAGATTTATAGAAAATAAATTAGGGTTAATAGTCAACGGAGAAAAGAGTAAAATCTCCCGTCCAAAAGATTTGAAATTCTTAGGATTTGGATATTATTACGATTTTAAGAATGAGAAATACCAAGTAAAACCCCATTCAACGTCAATACAAAAATTTCAAAGGAAGCTTCGAAAATTAACAAAGCGAAATTGGAGTGTTTCGCTAGACTACCGAACCTTAAAACTAAAACAAGTCATACTTGGGTGGGTAAACTACTTTAGAATCTCGAATATGAAAAAAGCAATGACTGAGATAGATAAGAAGCTTCGCTCCAGAATTAGAGTCATCATATGGAAGCAATGGAAGGTATCGAAGAAACGAATCAAATCGCTTATCCAATTAGGAATCCCTGAGGGAGAGGCGAAGGGATTAACCTTCTGTCGAAGAGGTTATCGATACATCGGTTTATCGAAAGTTGTTCAAAGAGCAATCTCAAACAAAAGACTAAAGCAGAGGGGTCTTCCCTCTGCTTTAGATCATTATCTAAAAGTACACACTGTAATATAA
- a CDS encoding YjcZ family sporulation protein gives MGYGYGGGNYGYGGGGYYGSTFVLIVVLFILLIIVGASFYN, from the coding sequence ATGGGTTACGGCTACGGTGGTGGTAACTATGGTTATGGCGGTGGCGGATACTACGGAAGTACTTTCGTATTAATCGTTGTATTGTTCATCCTTTTAATCATTGTTGGTGCATCTTTTTATAACTAA
- a CDS encoding DUF421 domain-containing protein — MPDWIEVVIRSFCIIGGLFFITKLLGKKQLSKLSFFEYIVGITVGDIAGTITMDIELNIVNGVVSIVVWTLFPLVISYVSLKSKKFRDIVEGKATTFIQDGKILEDNLKHEKYSTDELLEQLRKKDIFQVSDVEFAVLETNGELSVLLKKEKQPAKWEDFFGEGVKLKAPITVIMDGVYMEESINEGGYTIDWVRSKLEAKKRSVEDVFLAQIDSNGNLYADYYDDRLKK, encoded by the coding sequence ATGCCAGATTGGATTGAAGTTGTCATTCGTTCCTTTTGCATTATCGGTGGACTCTTTTTTATTACAAAGTTACTAGGGAAAAAGCAATTATCCAAATTATCCTTTTTTGAATATATTGTCGGCATTACGGTTGGAGATATTGCGGGAACAATCACGATGGATATTGAATTAAATATAGTGAACGGTGTTGTGTCAATCGTCGTATGGACGTTATTTCCACTAGTGATATCCTATGTCTCCCTTAAAAGTAAGAAGTTTCGCGACATCGTTGAGGGGAAAGCGACAACATTTATTCAGGATGGCAAGATTTTAGAAGATAATTTAAAGCATGAAAAATATAGTACAGATGAATTACTTGAACAGCTGCGCAAGAAAGACATCTTCCAAGTATCAGATGTTGAATTTGCTGTATTGGAGACAAATGGTGAACTAAGTGTGTTATTGAAAAAAGAAAAACAGCCTGCAAAATGGGAGGATTTTTTCGGGGAAGGAGTAAAACTGAAAGCACCAATAACGGTGATTATGGATGGGGTATATATGGAAGAGTCAATCAATGAGGGGGGCTACACTATTGATTGGGTAAGAAGCAAACTTGAAGCGAAAAAAAGAAGTGTAGAGGATGTATTTCTAGCTCAAATAGATTCTAATGGAAATTTATATGCTGATTACTATGACGATAGACTAAAAAAATAG
- a CDS encoding DUF3231 family protein encodes MSEGYNTLTSTEIASLWTTYMNESMVKTMLTHMLIDIEDKEIKAGVQQSYEMAKNNVDFLADFFQEQKYAKPMGFTDEDLYTNVPKLYSDTFSLIYVNHMSKVAMLGYSGFLAMCVREDVRQFFTKCLQQAANLYNSTVETALSKGFYVQAPYIEVPEEIDYVDTKKYLSGLNPFAEKRPLNAIEISHLYLNIQTNSIGSKLCLSFGQTSQNKEVQEYMIRGSEISKKHVEIFGKTLAESDLIAPGSPDVCVSDSTSQTYSDKLMMFQMSLLSAAGTGNYSTAAAASQRADLAVNYERLSVEIAEFAKTGADIMIKNNWLEQPPGLKDRKKLVKKEV; translated from the coding sequence GTGTCAGAAGGCTACAACACGCTTACCTCAACTGAAATCGCATCACTTTGGACGACCTATATGAACGAAAGCATGGTAAAGACCATGTTAACACATATGCTTATTGACATAGAGGATAAGGAAATAAAAGCGGGAGTCCAGCAATCTTATGAAATGGCCAAAAATAATGTGGATTTCTTAGCTGATTTTTTCCAAGAGCAAAAATATGCGAAACCAATGGGGTTTACAGATGAAGATCTTTATACAAATGTACCAAAATTATATTCTGATACATTTTCCTTAATCTATGTTAATCACATGTCAAAGGTTGCAATGCTTGGCTACTCAGGCTTTTTAGCTATGTGTGTGAGAGAGGATGTAAGACAGTTTTTCACAAAATGTTTGCAACAGGCAGCAAACTTATATAATTCTACTGTTGAAACAGCTTTATCTAAAGGGTTCTATGTTCAAGCACCATACATAGAAGTACCAGAAGAAATTGACTATGTGGATACGAAAAAATATCTTAGTGGATTAAATCCTTTTGCAGAGAAACGGCCATTAAATGCAATTGAAATTTCTCATTTATACTTGAACATCCAAACCAATTCGATCGGCAGTAAATTATGCTTAAGCTTCGGGCAAACATCGCAAAATAAGGAAGTACAGGAATATATGATAAGAGGAAGCGAGATTTCCAAAAAACATGTGGAAATATTCGGGAAAACATTAGCGGAAAGTGACCTCATCGCTCCGGGTTCTCCGGATGTTTGTGTAAGTGATTCTACTTCACAAACATACTCAGATAAGTTAATGATGTTTCAAATGTCATTACTTAGTGCTGCAGGTACAGGGAATTACTCAACTGCTGCAGCCGCAAGTCAACGAGCGGATTTAGCGGTGAATTATGAGAGGCTATCTGTAGAAATTGCAGAATTTGCAAAAACCGGGGCAGATATTATGATAAAAAATAATTGGCTGGAGCAGCCGCCGGGATTAAAGGATCGAAAAAAGCTTGTGAAAAAGGAAGTATAG